One Vigna unguiculata cultivar IT97K-499-35 chromosome 11, ASM411807v1, whole genome shotgun sequence DNA window includes the following coding sequences:
- the LOC114169613 gene encoding exocyst complex component EXO70H1-like, giving the protein MPRKGMRSIFFKPSSSSPSTSSQPPPSPLRTFSDSIMEQNIHIAEALINKWDDSKLGTPLFSGTRQEARKYLDAVRGLQSAMQYFVAQDSTSATLVRAQFLMQLAMKTLQREFYQILSSNREHLDPETVSARSSIDLRSSVSEYVSDYDDEITASEDDFRISETERVSMLAMEDLKAIADCMISSGYGKECVNVYIVMRKSIVDEALYHLGVEKLTLARVQKLDWEVLELKIKKWLNAVKVAVGTLFHGERILADHVFSSNPEKRIAESCFAEVTKDGAVSLFGFPEMVAKCKKSPEKMFRTLDLYEAISDRWSRIESIFSFESTSAIRLQAITSMVKLGEAVRTMLTDFETAIQKDSSKTTVPGGGVHPLTRYVMNYLTFLADYSGVLIDIIPDLPQSPLPESYYRSPMRDENPPASELSEKIAWLILVVLCKLDGKAEFYKNVELSYLFLANNMQYVVSKVRRSNLGFLLGEEWLATHESKVTEYASKYERVGWSKVFASLPENPATEVTAEKARNHFVKFDAAFHETCKKQSSWVVSDPKLRDEIKGSIGSKLMQMYSEFYEKNRVGSKSVRFISPEDIGKNLSNILCGNGDSGSVSSHSSSTTSSSSHRSNRR; this is encoded by the coding sequence ATGCCGAGAAAAGGAATGAGAAGCATTTTCTTCAAGCCATCATCATCTTCACCTTCCACGTCATCGCAACCACCTCCCTCCCCTCTCCGGACATTTTCGGACTCCATAATGGAACAGAACATACACATCGCAGAGGCGCTCATAAACAAATGGGACGATTCCAAACTCGGAACGCCGCTTTTCAGCGGCACGCGCCAGGAAGCCAGAAAGTACCTTGACGCGGTGAGGGGACTACAATCCGCTATGCAGTACTTCGTCGCACAGGATTCCACCTCCGCCACTCTTGTGCGCGCTCAGTTCCTCATGCAACTCGCTATGAAGACGCTCCAGAGAGAGTTCTACCAGATTCTTTCCTCCAACAGAGAACACCTGGATCCTGAAACCGTCTCCGCGCGCTCCTCCATTGATCTCCGCAGCAGCGTCTCCGAGTACGTTTCCGATTACGACGACGAAATCACTGCCTCCGAGGATGACTTCCGCATCTCCGAGACCGAGCGCGTGTCAATGCTCGCCATGGAGGATTTGAAAGCCATCGCGGATTGCATGATTTCCTCGGGCTACGGGAAAGAGTGCGTTAACGTTTACATCGTTATGAGAAAATCGATCGTCGACGAAGCACTGTACCATCTCGGAGTGGAAAAACTGACCCTCGCTCGCGTTCAGAAACTGGACTGGGAGGTTCTCGAGTTGAAGATCAAGAAATGGTTGAACGCTGTTAAAGTCGCGGTTGGAACTCTCTTCCACGGCGAGAGAATTCTCGCGGACCACGTCTTCTCCTCGAATCCCGAAAAGAGGATCGCGGAATCGTGTTTCGCTGAAGTCACCAAAGACGGCGCCGTTTCGCTCTTCGGTTTCCCCGAAATGGTGGCGAAGTGCAAGAAATCGCCGGAGAAAATGTTCAGGACGTTGGATTTGTACGAAGCGATCTCCGACCGGTGGAGTCGGATCGAATCCATATTCTCTTTCGAATCCACGTCTGCCATCCGCTTACAGGCCATTACGTCCATGGTGAAACTCGGGGAAGCCGTTAGAACCATGCTAACGGACTTCGAAACCGCGATTCAGAAGGACTCCTCCAAGACAACGGTCCCTGGCGGTGGGGTCCACCCTCTCACGCGCTACGTGATGAACTACCTCACTTTCCTCGCCGATTACAGCGGCGTGTTGATTGATATAATCCCTGACTTGCCGCAATCGCCGTTGCCGGAGTCTTACTACCGTAGCCCGATGCGCGACGAAAACCCGCCGGCGTCGGAGTTATCCGAGAAAATCGCTTGGCTCATTCTCGTCGTGCTGTGCAAGCTCGACGGCAAAGCGGAATTCTACAAGAACGTAGAGCTTTCATACCTGTTTCTGGCTAACAACATGCAATACGTCGTGAGTAAGGTGCGCAGATCGAACCTAGGGTTCCTTCTCGGAGAGGAGTGGTTGGCGACGCACGAATCGAAGGTTACTGAGTACGCGTCTAAGTACGAGCGCGTCGGGTGGAGCAAGGTGTTCGCGTCGTTACCGGAAAATCCAGCGACGGAGGTGACGGCGGAGAAGGCAAGGAACCACTTCGTGAAGTTCGACGCTGCGTTTCATGAAACGTGTAAAAAACAGTCGTCGTGGGTGGTATCCGACCCGAAATTGAGAGACGAAATCAAAGGGTCGATAGGTTCGAAGCTGATGCAAATGTACAGCGAATTTTACGAGAAGAATCGGGTCGGGTCAAAGTCCGTTCGGTTTATTTCGCCTGAAGATATTGGGAAAAACTTGTCCAACATTTTGTGCGGGAATGGAGATTCGGGTAGTGTCTCCTCACATTCTTCCTCAACGACGTCGTCGTCTTCCCATCGCTCTAATCGGCGGTGA